A single region of the Halorussus gelatinilyticus genome encodes:
- a CDS encoding DUF5658 family protein: MSENDAGIDASPDGGRIDATGSAGLPETPDEQGGLGDLADDPDAREKWMLRDDQFLLEEDREYVLRDEGRSWWGYVSPVIFGAVLAVMVGDVITTGVGMAMGLEEANPVAAAVIAEAGLGGLVLLKTMAAMVLLLLPGITSDARQTFRAGSAVYLLVGVAVVVGNAWAILAAA, translated from the coding sequence GTGTCCGAGAACGACGCCGGCATCGACGCGTCTCCCGACGGCGGACGAATCGACGCGACCGGGAGCGCCGGACTTCCCGAAACTCCGGACGAGCAGGGCGGACTCGGCGACCTCGCCGACGACCCCGACGCCCGCGAGAAGTGGATGCTCCGGGACGACCAGTTCCTGTTGGAGGAGGACCGCGAGTACGTCCTCCGCGACGAGGGTCGGTCGTGGTGGGGCTACGTCTCGCCCGTCATCTTCGGCGCGGTCCTCGCGGTCATGGTCGGCGACGTCATCACGACCGGCGTCGGGATGGCGATGGGGTTGGAGGAGGCGAACCCGGTCGCCGCCGCGGTCATCGCAGAGGCGGGTCTCGGCGGACTCGTCCTGCTGAAGACGATGGCCGCGATGGTCCTCCTCTTGCTGCCGGGCATCACCAGCGACGCTCGTCAGACCTTCCGGGCCGGAAGCGCGGTCTACCTCCTCGTCGGCGTGGCCGTCGTCGTCGGCAACGCGTGGGCCATCCTCGCCGCCGCGTGA